The sequence ACAGGTGGACATTCTCTTTATCAATATCATAGATATGATGAAGGGTCTGTTTCTCTTGAGGAATCCAATCCTTAACATTCTCCTTGATATCATTAGCCAGATCCTCATCTACCGCATCTGTTCTAATGATCTGTCCTTCATAATCAATCAGCATGTAAAAGGGCCGCAGGGGCGTTTCGATCCCGCCGGTTGGACTGTTCGTCTCCTCCTTGCCTATATAATATTTGCTAGAACTTGCCTTATGGTTATAAGTAAGCATTTCATTTGAATGCTCCTGTATTTCACTAGTTACAACGGCTTCCAGCTTTGTTTTCTGTTCCTTATAGATAATAGAAGATAATAAAAGGTAGCTTGTCACATTCATTGACAACAAGAATACGATCATTAAGCCAGCAAAAAAAGTGGTCAGCCTTTTATTCGTTCGTGCAAACAACAGCTACCTCCACTTTGTACCCCATACCGCGTACATTGTTAATATGCATCTGCCCTTTTGTGCAATCAAGCTTCTTCCGCAGTTGCTTAACCAATGCATCCAAGGTATTACTATTCACTTCGGAATCGTATCCCCATATTCGCTCGATAAGCAAGGATCGCGGGAGTACCTTGCCCTCATTCCTCATTAAGAGCTCCATTAGCTGGAATTCCCGGGTAGTTAGTGTAACCTGTTCATCATTGCACTGTAGACTTCTTTCATTTAATAGCAACCGATAAGGCGACAGCCCAATCCATTCGTCCTGAATCGGTTGCACCATACGCCGAGAGATGCAGCGGATTCTAGCGAATAGCTCTGAGAATTCAAAAGGTTTAATGACATAATCATCTGCGCCTGCATCCAACCCACTGATCCGGTCATTCAAGGTATCTTTTGCAGTAAGTAAAATGATCCCGCCGGTGTACGCATCTTTTCTCAAATCCTTGCAGAGCGTAACACCATCCATTAGCGGCATCATCCAATCCAGAAGCAGCAGGTCATAGCTTGTAACACTAATATAATCCAATGCTTCAAGACCATTCTGTACCCAGTCCGTCGTATGCCCTTCCTTGTTCAGCATATGCACAATGAGCGGCCCTAATCGAATATCATCTTCCGCTAACAGAATACGCATTGCCCTCTCCTCTATACATACATTTTTTTGATGTTGATGTTCACTACAAGTGTATATAGTATCTCCAGAAGAGCATATATCACACTGGTCAGCTTGAATAGCTATAATTATTAGTATAAACTCCATTTCTGACAAATAAATGAGAAACAAGAGCTATCTCTGATCCCATTTCGCAAACAGCTGATCCACCCGTCCGCCGATGGAAGATTCGGTTATAGTTTGTAGCTTTCCATGATCAAATACGATCCGACCTCCAATGACTACTGTGGAGACAGCTCCAGACTGCATAGCATAGATCATGTTGGCAAACAGTTCTTTTTTCGGTGCCAGGGAAAGATCGTTAATATCGAGTGCGACGAAATCGGCGTGTTGTCCTGCTTGGAGAGAACCAATGGGCATTCGCAATATTTCACCGGCGTTTCTGGTACTTCCAACATGACCCTCACCTGCTTTACGAGTAATAGAAAAAGCCCATACCCTATAATGTTGTTGTTCTTCGCAGCCGTTTCGATCGCCGCAATTACCTTAATCATATCCATTGCGCCCACCCTGCCAATCGTATAGCGGAAATCCTGAGACTTCAACTCTTGCTCCACGACCTTTTTCCATTCATGCTCCTGCAGAACGGCCAGCAGAATAGCTAATTTACCAATAGGAAAAGTTGTTGAACCTGATGCTTCCTGCATGTTGGAGCGCTCCTCTATTCTTGGAATCCGACTAATGCGACGACTGGGCTTACGTTAATGTATGCCGATTGCTTCCTGAAGTGCTTGCTTGTATAGGCATAAAAAAAATGCAACCGA comes from Paenibacillus sp. 19GGS1-52 and encodes:
- a CDS encoding response regulator transcription factor — encoded protein: MRILLAEDDIRLGPLIVHMLNKEGHTTDWVQNGLEALDYISVTSYDLLLLDWMMPLMDGVTLCKDLRKDAYTGGIILLTAKDTLNDRISGLDAGADDYVIKPFEFSELFARIRCISRRMVQPIQDEWIGLSPYRLLLNERSLQCNDEQVTLTTREFQLMELLMRNEGKVLPRSLLIERIWGYDSEVNSNTLDALVKQLRKKLDCTKGQMHINNVRGMGYKVEVAVVCTNE
- a CDS encoding HutP family protein; the encoded protein is MQEASGSTTFPIGKLAILLAVLQEHEWKKVVEQELKSQDFRYTIGRVGAMDMIKVIAAIETAAKNNNIIGYGLFLLLVKQVRVMLEVPETPVKYCECPLVLSKQDNTPISSHSILTIFPWHRKKNCLPT